DNA sequence from the Streptomyces cinnabarinus genome:
GGCACGGCCGTGTTCCTCACCGGCTACGCCAAGCGCTCCCGGCTGAGCGGGGGCCCGGTGCTCCTCGCCACCGCCGCCGGTCTCCTCTACGGCGTCCAGGACGCCCTCACCCGGGTCACCGGCGAGCGCTTCGCCGAGGGCGGCCTGGTCGAGGTGTTCACCGGCTGGCAGCCGTACGCCGTGCTGGCGCTCGGGGTGACCGGTCTGGTGCTGGTGCAGAGCGCGTTCGAGACCGCGTCGCTGCGGATGTCGCTGCCCGCCCTGACCGCGGCCCAGCCGCTGGCCGGGATCGCCTGCGGGGTCGGCTTCCTCGGCGACCGGCTGCGCACCGACGCCGGAGCCCTGGCCTGGGAGTTCGCCGGGCTCGCCGCGATCGTGGTGGGCATCGTCCTGCTCGGCCTGCACCCGGCGATGCCGAGCGGCGCGCCGGTCCGCGAACCGGCGCGCAAGCTCCAGCCGAGCTGACCCCCGGGGCCCGGGCCCTGCTTGGATGGGCCCCATGAGCGCAGCTG
Encoded proteins:
- a CDS encoding DMT family transporter, whose protein sequence is MSLQVLILAVCAACCLGFGFVLQQNAAQKAPLSDFLSPRILLDLVKVPRWLGGIGLMVAGMVLGAIALGQGQLSLVEPLLATNLLFAMALSRRQTRQPLGRQGWTGLLLLAGGVTAFIVAGEPTGGSALSDPFRQWLIIGVMVGTAVFLTGYAKRSRLSGGPVLLATAAGLLYGVQDALTRVTGERFAEGGLVEVFTGWQPYAVLALGVTGLVLVQSAFETASLRMSLPALTAAQPLAGIACGVGFLGDRLRTDAGALAWEFAGLAAIVVGIVLLGLHPAMPSGAPVREPARKLQPS